One Physeter macrocephalus isolate SW-GA chromosome 19, ASM283717v5, whole genome shotgun sequence genomic window carries:
- the MPHOSPH9 gene encoding M-phase phosphoprotein 9 isoform X5, which yields MQGNEQTKKSPIEKSDFTAATHSRVFYLNKPDESPNCWMSDSGTGLTYWKLEEKDMYHSLPETLEKTFAPASSTDISPSQSNTSNEMKLPSLKDIYYKKQREIKQLPERNLPSASNPNHPPEVLTLDPTLHMKPSQQISRIQPHGFLNALDDRIGFSPDSVLEPSMASHSDIDSFSQASHVTSQLSGFPKYPSNTKVSPVDSGKNHAFQNESRTSSTFPAVYTIGSNDISVNSVDEENTGLVPFASVSQSQLPGTASGVPECISLTSLEDPVILSKVRQNLKEKHARHIADLRAYYESEISSLKQKLEAKEIPAVEDWKKTNQILVDRCGQLDSALNEATSRVRTLENKNNLLERDVSDLRERFIAASSASKILQERIEEMRTSNKEKDNTIIRLKSRLQDLEEAFENAYKLSDDKEARLKQENKMFQDLLGEYESLGKEHERVKDTLNKTENKLLDAHTQISDLKRTISKLEAQVKQVEHENMLSLRHNSKTPMRPSRAK from the exons TCTGATTTCACTGCTGCTACACATTCTCGAGTTTTTTACCTCAACAAACCAGATGAGAGTCCAAATTGTTGGATGTCTGATTCAGGAACAG GACTGACTTACTGGAAACTGGAGGAGAAGGACATGTATCACTCTTTGCCTGAGACTTTAGAGAAGACATTTGCTCCAGCCTCCTCCACGGATATATCACCAAGCCAG TCTAATACTAGTAATGAGATGAAGCTACCATCACTGAaggatatttattataaaaaacagAGGGAAATCAAGCAGTTACCTGAGAGGAATCTCCCTTCTGCTTCCAACCCAAATCATCCACCGGAG GTACTGACTCTAGACCCAACATTACACATGAAGCCAAGTCAGCAGATTTCAAGGATTCAGCCACATGGCTTTTTGAATGCCCTTGATGACAGAATAGGCTTCTCACCGGACTCTGTTCTAGAACCTAGCATGGCTAGTCACTCTGACATAGACTCGTTTTCACAAGCAAGTCATGTTACTTCTCAGTTATCTGGATTCCCAAAATATCCTTCAAATACAAAAGTTTCTCCAGTGGACTCTGGGAAAAATCATGCATTCCAAAATGAAAGTAGGACCAGTTCCACGTTTCCTGCAGTATATACTATTGGTAGTAACGACATCTCAGTCAACAGTGTAGATGAAGAAAACACTGGCCTGGTACCTTTTGCCTCAGTCAGTCAGTCCCAGCTTCCAGGTACAGCCAGTGGTGTCCCAGAATGCATTTCACTGACTTCCCTGGAAGATCCTGTGATATTGTCTAA GGTTAGGCAGAACCTGAAGGAAAAGCATGCTCGACACATCGCAGATCTTCGAGCTTATTATGAGTCAGAAATAAGTAGTTTGAAACAGAAACTGGAGGCAAAAGAAATTCCTGCAGTTGAAGATTGGAAGAAAACCAATCAAATTCTTGTAGACAG ATGTGGCCAGTTAGATAGTGCTCTGAATGAAGCTACTAGTCGTGTGAGAACACTTGAAAATAAGAATAACTTGCTGGAAAGAGACGTG AGTGATCTTAGAGAACGCTTCATTGCAGCCAGCAGTGCCTCCAAAATTTTGCAGGAACGAATTGAGGAAATGAGAacaagtaataaagaaaaagacaataccATCATTCGACTGAAATCTAGACTTCAGGATTTAGAAGAGGCATTTGAGAATGCTTACAAACTCTCAGATGATAAAGAAGCAAgactaaaacaagaaaataaaatgtttcaagat CTTTTAGGAGAGTATGAGTCCCTTGGAAAAGAACACGAAAGAGTAAAG GATACATTAAATAAAACTGAGAACAAATTGCTTGATGCACATACTCAGATTTCTGAtttgaaaag AACAATTTCAAAACTTGAAGCTCAGGTCAAGCAAGTAGAGCATGAAAATATGTTAAGTCTTCGTCATAATTCTAAAACTCCTATGAGACCCTCACGTGCCAAGTAA